GCCAGACGACGAGTTCGGTCAGCGAGTGCGACTGCCCACAGAGCCACGACGCGAGTGTGAAGAGCAGGATCGACCCGACGAAGTAGCGCCGCCGCCCGAAGAACGCGGACAGCCACCCCGTCATCGGCAGCACGATCACCGCGGCGACGATGTAGCCCGTCGACACCCACGCGATCTCGTCGAGCGTGGCGCCGAGGTTCGCGCTCATCTGCGTGAGCGCGACGTTGATGATCGACGTGTCGATCAGCTCCATCACCGCCGCGAGCACGACCGCGAGGGCGATGATCCACTTGTGCGCGTAGGGGTCCGCGGCCGCCCGCGCGGGCGCGGCGGCCGGGGAAGGGAGGACGGCCGTACTCATGACAGACTCCGGTGAGCGGACGCCTATAGCATTGCCCCGTGCACGCACGGTCGCCACCCCGCACCCCCGCGCGGCGCGGTGCGACAACCCGTCCCTACAACAGCGTCCCCCGCAGGATCACGACCGCGACAGAGAAGTAAATGATCAACCCGGTGACGTCGACGAGCGTCGCCACGAACGGCGCCGACGCGCTCGCCGGGTCGAAGCCGAGTCGCTTGAGGACGAACGGCAGCATGCTCCCGGCCAGCGACCCGAACGCGACGATCCCGATCAGCGCCGTCCCCACCGTGAGCGCGACGAGCCAGTGGTGCACCCCGTAGTCGTAGAGCCCGAGGTGCTGCCACAGCTCGATGCGCGCAAACCCGATCACGCCGAGGATGCTGCCTAACACGAGCCCCGTGGGCAGCTCGCGCCGTGCGGTGCGCCACCAGTCGCCGAGCGAGAGCTCGCGCAGCGCGAGCGCGCGGATGATAAGCGACGTCGCCTGCGACCCCGAGTTCCCGCCCGAGCTCATCACGAGCGGGATGAACATCGAGAGCACGACGGCCTTCTCGATCGTCCCCTCGAACCGCTGCATCGCCGTCGCGGTCAGCATCTCGGAGAGAAAGAGCGCGCAGAGCCACCCGGCGCGCTTCCGGACCATCTGCCAGAAGCCGATGCGCGTGTACGGCACGTCGAACGCCTCGTTGCCGCCGAGCTTCTGAATGTCCTCGGTCTGCTCGCGCACGATCGCGTCGATGACGTCGTCCACGGTGACGATGCCGAGCACGCGCCCGGCGTCGTCGACGACGGGCACGGCGAGCAGGTTGTACTTGCCGACCGTACGCGCGACGGCGGCCCGGGGCGTTTCCGCCCGCACGGTGATCGGCGGTCGCGGCACCCCCACCTCCGCCACCGGCTGCTCGCGCGGCGCGACGAGCAGGTCGCGCAGCGAGACGGCCCGCACGAGCCGCCCCTGCGCGGCGTCCTGGCCCGGCGCGGCGTCGGTCACGTAGGCGACGTAGACGGTCTCCTTGCCGGGCGCCACGCGTGCGACCTCGTCGAGTGCCGCGCCCGCCGTGAGGCCCGCCGGCAGAGCGACGAATTCCGTCGTCATGATCCCGCCCGCGGTGCCGGGCTGGTAGCGCAGCAACAGCTCGAGTCCGGCCCGCGTCGGCGCGTCGACCCGCGGCAGCAGCCGCGCCCGGTCGGCGTCGGGGAGCTCGCGGAAGAGGTCCGCCTGCTGGTCCGCGCTCATCGCGTCGACCAGCGTTGCCGCCGTGTCGGTGTCGAGCCGGTGGACGAGTTCGCACCGCCAGTCGGCGAGCTCGGGCTCGTCGAAGGTCTGCACGGCGAGGTCGAACGGCAGTGCGCCGAGCACTTTCGCCCCCGCGTCGGCCGGCAGGCGCCGGAGCGACTCGGCGATGTCGGCCGGGCGCATCGCGTTGCACGCGGCCGCCAGCTCCTCCGGGTCGCGGTGGACGAGGTAGAGCAGCTCGGGGGCCGAATCGGCGGGTGCAACAGCAGGCATTTGGAGCAACGAGAGAGGCTACGTCGGCGAACGGGCGACCGGACAGTCGCCGCGCGATGCACGTGCCGACGAGTTCGGCGTGGCAAAGATCGCACAAAGCACCCGGGCGACCACCAGCGTCGTCGGACCCCAGGTTGACTCCGTGGCCCGGCGGGCTAGGATCCCGCGCGCGCCCGCCGCTCGGCGATTCGTCGGCCGCGCGACGGCCGCGGCGGTGCGTGGCGCGGCGGTCGGGACGTTCGTGGTCAGCCTTTCACCCGTCGCTCGTGCTCATCCGCTCCCGACGGCCCGCGGCGCCGCCGCGCGCGCTGGCGTCGTTGTTCGTCCTGCTCCTCGCGCCCGCCGCGGCCCGCGCGCAGAGCGCCCAACCGCCCGACACCGCCCAGCACCCCGCCGCGACGGGCTCGGCCCGCTGGACGCCGTACCTGCTCGGCACGCAGGTCAACGTTATCACCCAGCACGCCTTCCACGTCCGGAGCCCGTACGCGGCGGCGAACAGCTTCGGCCCGAAGGCCGAGACGAAGACGAGCCACGCGTACGGGGTCTACGCGGGCGTCGCGGTCTCGCCGCGCATGGCCGGCTACCTCGACGTCGAGATGATCCGCGGCTCGGGCGTGAACAAGGCGACCGGCCTCGCCGGCATCCCGAACGGCGACGTGATCCGGCAGGGCACGGTCGACCTCGGGGCCGGCCCGTACGTCGCGCGCGCGTTCCTCCGCTACACGCTCCCGTTAGGCGGCGCCGCGCGCGACACGCTCGCCCGCGGGCAGGACCAGGTGCCCCTCGTCGCCGCGTCGCGCCGGCTCGAGGTCACCGCGGGCAAGCTCGCGCTCTCGGACCTGTTCGACCTCAACCGCTACGCGAACACGACGCGGCTGCAGTTCATGAACTGGGGCCTCTTCCAGAACACCGCGTGGGACTTCGGCGCCGACACGCGCGGCTACACGAACGGCGTCGCGCTCGCCTGGGTCCGCCCGGGAACGACCCTGCGGGTCGGCAGCTTCCAGATGCCGCGCCGCGCCAACGGCAACGTGTTCGACGCGAACCTCGCCCGCGCGCGCGGGGACCAGGCCGAGCTCACGGTCACGCCGACCGCGCTCGGCCTCGGCGCGCGCACGCCGACGGTGCGACTGCTCGGCTACGTGAACCACGCGCGCATGGGGCTCTATCGCGAGGCGCTCGCCCGCGCGGCCGCGGCGGGCACCGTCCCTGACGTCGTCGCGACCGACGCGCCGGGGCGGCGCAAGCGCGGTTGGGGCGTGAACGTCGAGCAGCCGCTCGCCGACGGCGGCGAGACCGGACTCTTTTTCCGCGCCGGGGGCTGCGACGGCGACGTCGAAAGCTTCGCCTTTACCGAGGTGGAGCGCCACCTGAGCGGAGGACTGCAGCTGACCGGGGCGCGCTGGGGAAGGGAAGCCGACCGCGTCGGGCTCGGGGCGGTGCGGCACGGGCTCTCGGCGGACCACCGCGACTACCTCGCCGCGGGCGGCGCGGGCTTCCTGCTCGGCGACGGGGGGCTGCGGTACGGGCCGGAGGAGATCGCGGAGGTCTACTACCGCGCGCAGCTCGGGCGGTACGTGCAGGTGAGTCCGGACGTGCAGAGGGTGGTGAATCCGGGGTACAACCGGGATCGGGGGCCGGCGACGGTGGCGGGGGTGAGGATTAATCTCCGCTATTGAGGTCGGGGTCGGCGTCGCGGGGCAGTCGGGACGGATAGAGCGACGGGTGGGGCGGCAGCGGCGGCCGGGTCGGGCACCGCCGCGGGGAGCTGCCCGGCTCCTGTCGTCCAGTCAGCCGCTGGTCCTGTCCCGTGGCTCCGCCTCGGTTTTCGGCCCCGCGGTGTTCGGAACCGCCCCAAGACCTATCCGCAAGCGCTTATCTGGCACGCTCCCCGACCCACGCCCTACCCGCCGCTCTACCCGTCCCGACCGCCCCGCGACGCTCGACACCGCGGCCGCCCCGCCTAACGACTTCCTGCGCCGCCGGGAACGCCTGCTCCCATTCCGCTCCGCATCGGCACTCCCCCCGTCTCCTCCGCCTTGCCCTTCACCTGCGTCGCGTTCGCCAGCGCGTACGCCGTCCCCACGAGCCCGAGGTGCGAAAACGCCTGCGGGAAGTTCCCCACCAGCCTCCCGTCCCTGTAGTCGTACTCCTCGCTCAGCAGTCCGACGTCGTTCCGCAGCGACAACAGCCGATCGAAGAGCGTCAGGGCGTCATCGCCGCGTCCCTGCAGCACGTAGTTCTGCGCGAGCCAGAAGCTGCAGGCGAGGAACGCCCCTTCTCCTCCGGGCAGCCCGTCGTCCGTGCGCGCGGTGTCGTACCGCCGCACGAACCCTCCCGCGAGCAGCCGCTGCTCGACCGCCTCGACCGTCCCCTTGACCCGCGGGTCGGTCGGCGGCAGGAAGCCGACGAGCGGGATGACGAGCGTGCTCGCGTCGAGCTGCTTCGAGCCGTACGCCTGCATGAAGCTGCCTGACGGCCCGACGGACGGGTCGAACGCGCGCGCGCACACCTCGTCGTGGATCGCTTGGCGGGTCGCGCGCCAGCGGTCGACTGGCCCCTCCAGCCCGTGCCGCTCGACCCCGCGCACCATCCGGTCGAACGCCACCCACGCCATCACCTTCGAGTGGGTGAAGTGCTGGCGCTCGCCGCGCACTTCCCAGATTCCCTCGTCCGGCTCGGCCCAGATCGTTTCGAGGTGGCTGGCGAGCGCGCGCGCGAGACTCCACGACTCCGGGCTCTCCGCGAAGCCCCCGGCCCGCGCGGCCGCGAGCGCGTCGATCACCTCGCCGAAGACGTCGAGTTGCAACTGCCCGTGCGCGGCGTTGCCGACCCGCACCGGCGCCGAGCCCTCGTAACCGGGGAGCCACGGCACCTCCCACTCCATCAGGTGGCGCTCGCCGCGTAGCCCGTACATGATCTGCACCTGTGCCGGGCTCCCGGCCACCGCGCGGAGCAGCCAGCCGCGCCACGCCCCGGCTTCGTCGTCGTAGCCCGCGTCCATGAGCGCCGACAGCGTCAGCGTCGCGTCGCGGAGCCAGCAGAAGCGGTAGTCCCAGTTGCGCGGGCCGCCGATCTGCTCGGGGAGCGACGTCGTCGGCGCGGCGACGATCCCGCCGGTCGGCGCGTAGGTCAGCGCCTTGAGCGTGAGCAGCGAGCGCACGACCGCCTCGCGGTACGGCCCCTCGTAGGTGCAGCGGCCGGCCCACTCGCGCCAGAACGCCTCCGTTCGCGCGAGCGACGTCTGCGGGTCGGTCGCGGCCGGCGGCGGCTCGTGCGACGCGGCGTAGCTCAGAGTGAACGGCACGGTCTCGCCTTCGCCGACTTCGAACTCCCCGATCGTGGTGAGGTTCTCGCCGCGCAGTTCGACCGGCGTCCGCAGGACGATCATGTCGGGTCCGGCAATCGCGCGCAGCGCCGTCGCGGGGCGCGGCTGCTCGGCCTGCGCCGCGTCGCGGTCCGCGTCGTGGTCGTCCTCGAGTCGCGTCACCCACGGCACCGCCGCGCCGTACGCGAAGCGGACGACGAACTCGGTGCGCATCTTGACTCGCCCGCGGCGGCCGACGACGATCCGCACGAGGTCGGGCTTCTGGTCGCGAACCGGCATGAAATCGACGACCGTCACCGCACCGTCCGCCGTCTCCCACTCTGTTTCGAGGATCATCGTGTCGGGCCGGTAGCGCCGCGTCGCGCGCGCCTCGGCGTCGGCCGGCGCGAGCGACCAGCGGCCGTGCTCGGGCCCGCCGAGCAGGGCGGCGAAGCACGCCGCGGAGTCGAAGCGCGGGATGCAGAGCCAGTCGACCGATCCGTCGCGCGAGACGAGCGCGGCGGTCTCGCAATCGCCGATCAGGGCGTAGTCCTCGATGCGCGCGGGCATGGCCGGGGAGCGGAAGAATCGACGTGCGTCGGCGGGCTCTGGCGCCGTGTGCGTGATCCGTACCACGCTCGGCAGCGGTCGCGCCGAGCCGCGGCCGGCGTGCCCGTCAGACCAACGCCGGCAGTCCCGTCGCGAGCGCGCCCAGCGCAACCAGTGCGAGCCGGCGCGCCCACGCGCGCCCCCGCCCGTCCGGGGCCGGCTCGCGCGCGAGCGAGCGCAGCAGCGCGCCCGCGAGATATAGAAAGTTCCCGGCCGCGAACGGCAGGACCACCGGCGCCAGCGCGGCCGCCCGCGCGCCGAAGGTGAGCGTGAGCGCCGCCCCCGCGCCCGCGGCCAGTGCGGTCGCCGCGTTGTACGCGAGTGCGCGCCGCGCCGGCACACCTCCGTGGACGATCGCCCCAAAGGTGCCGAACTCGCGCGGCACCTCGTGCAGCGCCACGGCCGCGGTCGTGAGCAGCCCGGCGCGCACGTCGGCGAGGAACGTGGCCGCGACGAGCGCGCCGTCGACGAGATTGTGCAGCGCGTCGCCGGTGACGGCCAGGGGCACGAGCGCGCCCCGCCCGTCTGATCCGGGGCGCGATTCTCCGAGCGCGTGGCCGTGGGCGTGGTGATCGTGCGTTCCGTGAAGCACCCACTCAAGCGCGAAGAACGCCACGACCCCGACGCCGACCGCCGCGGGCACGGTCGCCGGGGCCGCGTTCCGCGCGTACGCCTCGGGCAGCAGTTGGAACAGGGCGCCGCCGAGCAGCGCGCCCGCCGCCACCGCGGCGGCGTGCGGGGCCCAGCGGTGGACCAGTCGCGCGTCCCACGCCAGCACGGCCAGTGCGGCGAGCGGGACCGCACTCACGAGCGCGACGGCCGTGAACGTGTCGCGCCACACGGCGGCGGGCGCGGGCGCCACGGCGGGCACCACGGTCGTCAGCACGGGCGGGGTGGCATCGCGCGCGAAGTGTAGCGCGGTGCGCCAGCGCCCCCGCCGCCGCCCGCCATGCGGTCGCGCATGCAGAACGCCAAACGGTAGTGACGCTGCTGCGCCTGCGCGGGTCACTTGGGGACAGCCTTGCGGTCCGGCGCGCCCCGTCGCACGCCGGCCACCGCGTCCGCCGCCCACCTGCCGCGGTCGAGTTGGTCGCTCACACCGCCGTTCGGTGTGTCGACCGGCCCGCGGAAACGGCCCTCCATGCGCGTTCCTTCACGCCCGCGCGGCTCCGCGCGCCTCCCACTCGGCGCGCTCGGCGCCCTCCCAGCCGTCGTGCCGGCGGTCGCCATCGCCCAACCCGCCGCGCGCGGCACGATCACCGGCCGGGTGACCGAGCAGGGGTCGGGCCGCCCGCTCGCCGACGCCCAGGTCATCGTCGTCGGCACGCAGATCGGCGCCCAGACCGGGCCGGACGGCACGTTCCGGATCGCCGGCGTCCCCGCGGGGCCGGTGGTACTACGGGCGCTCCGGATCGGCTTCCGCGCGACGACGCAGAGCGTGACGGTGCCGAGCGGCGGGTCGGTCGTCGCGGCGCTCGCGCTCGCGTCCGCGCCGACCTCGCTCGAACAGGTCGTCGTCACCGCGACCGGGGGAACGCAGCGGCAGCGCGAGCAGGGGAACGCGGTGGCGCAGATCACGCCGGACACGGTCGCCCTGGCCGCCGTGCCGAACGTCGCGGGGCTCGTGAATGGGCGCGCGGCCGGCGTGTCCGTCGTCGGCGTCGCCGGCACGACCGGCACGGGCGCGCGCATCCGCATCCGCGGCGCGAACTCGCTCTCGCTCGCGAACGACCCGCTCCTCATCATCGACGGCGTCCGCATCAACTCGGACCCGAACTCGTACAGCCCGGGCACGGGTGGGCAGAGCGCGTCGCGTCTCAACGACCTGTTGCCCGAGGACATCGAGGACGTCCAGATCCTCAAGGGGCCCGCGGCCACGGGGCTGTACGGGACGCAGGCGGCGAACGGCGTCATCCAGATCACGACGCGGCGCGGCCGGCAGGGCGCCGCACAGTGGAATGCGTACGCCGAAGCGGGCGCGGTGAACGACCGCAACACGTACCCGGCGAACTGGGGCGCGTACGGGCTGTTCGCGGACTCGACGGGCGCGCTGACCGTCCGGTCGCGCGGCTGCGACCTCGCCACGCAGGCGTTCGGCGGGTGCAAGCAGGACAGCGTCATCAACTTCAACCCGATGGTCGTCCACAGCCCGTTCCGCACCGGGCCGCGCCTCAAGGGCGGCGCGAACGTGAGCGGCGGCAGCGAGCGGAGCACGTACTACCTCTCGGCCGACTACACGAGCGAGGACGGCGTCTACCAGACGAACGCGCTGCGCCAGGCGAGCGTCCGCGCGAACGTCACCGCGCGCCCGACCTCGACGCTCGACGTCGCCACGTCGGCGGGCTTCGTGCGCTCGCAGCTCCAGCTCCCGCGCAACGACAACGACTACTTCGGGTACGTGTCGAACGGGGTCGGCGGCCTCGCGTACGACAACGCGCAGCAGGGCTACGACCCCGTGGGGCCCAACGTCATCGACCGGCTGCAGAGCGGGCAGGACGTGAACCGTTTCACGGGCTCCGTGACCGCCACGTACCGGCCGCTCGCCTGGCTCTCCGTGATCGGCGTGGCGGGCCTCGACAACGTCAACCGCTTCGACAACCAGACGTATCCGCCGGGCGTGATCCCGCCCGGATTCTTCGGACTCGACGTCGGCTACCGCGAGTCGGACCGCTTCACGATCAACACCTCGACCGCCAACCTTTCGGCGGTCGCCACCCGCCAGCTCTCCGGCGCGATCACCTCGACCACGACGGCCGGGTTCCAGTACCAGCGCGACGACTCGCGTGGGACGACCGGGTCGGCGTTAGGCCTGGCGGCCGGGACGAGCTCGCTCAGCGGCGGCGTGAGTCAGTTCACGGTGGGCGAGCCGTTCGCGCGCAACGCCCTCGTCGGCGGCCTCGCGCAGGAACAGGTCGCCGTCCGCGACCGCCTATTCGTCACCGCGGGCCTCCGCGCGGACAAGAACAGCGCGTTCGGCCAGAACTTCGGCACCGTCTACTACCCGTCCGCGAACGCGTCGTGGGTGGTGAGCGACGAGCCGTTCTTCCCGAAACCCGACGCCCTGAACTCGCTCCGCCTCCGCGCCGCGTTCGGCCGGTCGGGCCTACGCCCGGGCGTCAACGACGCGCTTCGCTACTACCGGCCCACCGCCGCGCGCGTGAACGGCAACGAGCAGTCGGGCATCACGATCGGCAACCTCGGCGACCCAAACTTGCGTCCCGAGCGCACGAGCGAGTTCGAGACCGGGCTCGACCTGACCAGCTTCGGCAGCCGCGCGAA
The Gemmatimonadetes bacterium T265 genome window above contains:
- a CDS encoding magnesium transporter MgtE; its protein translation is MLQMPAVAPADSAPELLYLVHRDPEELAAACNAMRPADIAESLRRLPADAGAKVLGALPFDLAVQTFDEPELADWRCELVHRLDTDTAATLVDAMSADQQADLFRELPDADRARLLPRVDAPTRAGLELLLRYQPGTAGGIMTTEFVALPAGLTAGAALDEVARVAPGKETVYVAYVTDAAPGQDAAQGRLVRAVSLRDLLVAPREQPVAEVGVPRPPITVRAETPRAAVARTVGKYNLLAVPVVDDAGRVLGIVTVDDVIDAIVREQTEDIQKLGGNEAFDVPYTRIGFWQMVRKRAGWLCALFLSEMLTATAMQRFEGTIEKAVVLSMFIPLVMSSGGNSGSQATSLIIRALALRELSLGDWWRTARRELPTGLVLGSILGVIGFARIELWQHLGLYDYGVHHWLVALTVGTALIGIVAFGSLAGSMLPFVLKRLGFDPASASAPFVATLVDVTGLIIYFSVAVVILRGTLL
- a CDS encoding glucoamylase; amino-acid sequence: MPARIEDYALIGDCETAALVSRDGSVDWLCIPRFDSAACFAALLGGPEHGRWSLAPADAEARATRRYRPDTMILETEWETADGAVTVVDFMPVRDQKPDLVRIVVGRRGRVKMRTEFVVRFAYGAAVPWVTRLEDDHDADRDAAQAEQPRPATALRAIAGPDMIVLRTPVELRGENLTTIGEFEVGEGETVPFTLSYAASHEPPPAATDPQTSLARTEAFWREWAGRCTYEGPYREAVVRSLLTLKALTYAPTGGIVAAPTTSLPEQIGGPRNWDYRFCWLRDATLTLSALMDAGYDDEAGAWRGWLLRAVAGSPAQVQIMYGLRGERHLMEWEVPWLPGYEGSAPVRVGNAAHGQLQLDVFGEVIDALAAARAGGFAESPESWSLARALASHLETIWAEPDEGIWEVRGERQHFTHSKVMAWVAFDRMVRGVERHGLEGPVDRWRATRQAIHDEVCARAFDPSVGPSGSFMQAYGSKQLDASTLVIPLVGFLPPTDPRVKGTVEAVEQRLLAGGFVRRYDTARTDDGLPGGEGAFLACSFWLAQNYVLQGRGDDALTLFDRLLSLRNDVGLLSEEYDYRDGRLVGNFPQAFSHLGLVGTAYALANATQVKGKAEETGGVPMRSGMGAGVPGGAGSR
- a CDS encoding SusC/RagA family TonB-linked outer membrane protein, yielding MPAVAIAQPAARGTITGRVTEQGSGRPLADAQVIVVGTQIGAQTGPDGTFRIAGVPAGPVVLRALRIGFRATTQSVTVPSGGSVVAALALASAPTSLEQVVVTATGGTQRQREQGNAVAQITPDTVALAAVPNVAGLVNGRAAGVSVVGVAGTTGTGARIRIRGANSLSLANDPLLIIDGVRINSDPNSYSPGTGGQSASRLNDLLPEDIEDVQILKGPAATGLYGTQAANGVIQITTRRGRQGAAQWNAYAEAGAVNDRNTYPANWGAYGLFADSTGALTVRSRGCDLATQAFGGCKQDSVINFNPMVVHSPFRTGPRLKGGANVSGGSERSTYYLSADYTSEDGVYQTNALRQASVRANVTARPTSTLDVATSAGFVRSQLQLPRNDNDYFGYVSNGVGGLAYDNAQQGYDPVGPNVIDRLQSGQDVNRFTGSVTATYRPLAWLSVIGVAGLDNVNRFDNQTYPPGVIPPGFFGLDVGYRESDRFTINTSTANLSAVATRQLSGAITSTTTAGFQYQRDDSRGTTGSALGLAAGTSSLSGGVSQFTVGEPFARNALVGGLAQEQVAVRDRLFVTAGLRADKNSAFGQNFGTVYYPSANASWVVSDEPFFPKPDALNSLRLRAAFGRSGLRPGVNDALRYYRPTAARVNGNEQSGITIGNLGDPNLRPERTSEFETGLDLTSFGSRANLELTYYNKRSSDALVLVPSPPSSGFPAQYRNLGAVSNRGLEALLTLVPIRTDPVAWTSTFNFSTNRNRLLKLGLPSPVIFAGGRQRHQVGYPLGGYWGPKITYADSNKNGVIEPNEVVIADSDSFLGNSLPTRTLGWTNDVTLLKWLRFSALVDYKGGFKQYNSTEDFRCQLARCQGINDPTSSLDRQAKSIASNVDGVATGWIESADFVKLRELSLTATLPTEFARRARARAMSVTVAGRNLHTWTNYSGIDPEVNSVGASNFAQSDFLSQPQVRYITVRVNLSY